In the Candidatus Electrothrix rattekaaiensis genome, one interval contains:
- a CDS encoding acyl carrier protein produces MTRDEIKDIILEIIEDIDEDADFDDLDADQPLRDQLDLDSMDFLDIVMELRKRYKLQIPEEDYPELATLTSCVNYLEPKLQNI; encoded by the coding sequence TGAAATCAAGGATATAATCCTTGAAATTATTGAAGATATAGATGAGGATGCAGATTTTGACGATTTGGATGCGGATCAGCCTCTCCGAGATCAGTTAGATCTTGATTCTATGGATTTTCTTGATATCGTGATGGAGCTGCGGAAACGCTACAAGCTTCAGATTCCAGAAGAGGACTATCCCGAGCTTGCCACCTTGACCAGTTGTGTCAACTATCTTGAGCCGAAACTGCAGAATATCTGA